A window of the Anticarsia gemmatalis isolate Benzon Research Colony breed Stoneville strain chromosome W, ilAntGemm2 primary, whole genome shotgun sequence genome harbors these coding sequences:
- the LOC142986011 gene encoding uncharacterized protein LOC142986011, producing MYTAAMEQRNGLNFDNMHEITEDDLHFWTGLRHDQFENLFRQVPSLSRRSSSPREDLCAYLCKIRTGEPSVRLSTIFNKSRQTLDRKIKLARLCIFQDFVPLHLGLDHITREDVIRRNRVLPNSVMGNEESPKAILIVDGSYIYIQKSSNFLFQRKSYSLHKYQNLIKPFMIVCGDGHIVDVTGPYDATTSDATIMEQVLENHGGPMEEAPINFFLEEGDIFILDRGFRDAVPALEAHGYVTHMPPTKNRNETQLSTEEANKSRLVTMCRWVVEAINGRFKRDFKLFRYRIFNRAMTTTMTDYKIAAALINCFQEPYEDSMYTEQFLNIININIHKENLLSNYVSQRNLNRQRAPFRLLSSADPDLADFPRLTREDMILFALGTYHIKIARSYCSEHIKRTGVYEIEVYRHPELVTVDENAANSMLIRCRIQSRHVRSRVYYTYVLYKRGEGRECIVEHYCSCIHGKRTLGSCAHVISVIFYLGWARYEENFSHPALILDNVTLDIERM from the coding sequence atgtacactGCAGCTATGGAACAGCGAAATGGcttgaattttgataatatgcACGAAATCACAGAAGATGATCTCCATTTCTGGACTGGTTTGAGACATGATCAATTCGAAAATCTATTTCGGCAAGTACCGAGCTTAAGTCGTCGATCAAGTTCTCCACGAGAAGATCTGTGTGCTTACTTATGTAAGATAAGAACTGGAGAACCAAGTGTACGGCTTAgcacaatatttaataaatcaagaCAAACACTTGACAGAAAAATCAAACTCGCAAGACTATGTATTTTTCAAGACTTTGTGCCGCTTCATTTGGGACTGGACCACATCACTCGGGAAGACGTCATACGTAGAAATCGGGTTTTGCCCAATAGCGTAATGGGAAACGAGGAATCACCTAAGGCAATTTTAATTGTGGATGGGAGCTACATTTATATCCAAAAAAGTTCGAATTTTTTATTCCAAAGAAAAAGTTACAGCCTTCATAAATACCAAAACCTAATAAAACCATTTATGATCGTTTGCGGGGATGGGCACATTGTGGATGTAACTGGTCCTTACGACGCTACTACCTCAGATGCCACAATCATGGAACAAGTTCTTGAAAATCATGGCGGACCTATGGAAGAGGCTCCTATTAACTTCTTTTTAGAAGAAggagacatttttattttggatagGGGGTTTCGCGACGCAGTTCCAGCTTTAGAGGCACATGGATATGTTACACATATGCCACCCACTAAAAATCGCAATGAAACACAACTATCTACTGAAGAAGCAAATAAATCAAGACTGGTGACAATGTGTAGATGGGTGGTAGAAGCTATAAATGGTCGCTTCAAGAGGGACTTCAAACTATTTCGATACAGAATCTTTAACCGCGCAATGACTACAACCATGACTGACTACAAGATAGCGGCCGCACTTATCAATTGCTTTCAAGAGCCATATGAAGACAGCATGTATACTGAgcaatttctaaatattataaatatcaatatacaCAAGGAGAACCTATTGTCCAATTATGTGAGTCAAAGGAATCTAAACAGGCAGAGAGCGCCATTCCGCCTGCTGAGTAGTGCCGATCCTGATCTCGCAGACTTCCCTCGTCTTACTCGCGAAGATATGATTTTATTCGCACTTGGGACTTACCATATCAAAATCGCCAGATCATACTGCAGCGAACATATAAAAAGAACGGGTGTGTATGAAATCGAAGTCTATAGGCATCCCGAGCTCGTTACAGTAGACGAAAATGCAGCGAATAGTATGCTCATCAGATGCCGCATACAGTCAAGACATGTAAGAAGCAGGGTGTACTACACTTACGTTCTGTATAAGAGAGGAGAAGGCCGGGAATGTATAGTCGAGCATTACTGCTCATGCATTCACGGGAAAAGAACGCTTGGAAGTTGTGCCCACGTTAtaagtgtaatattttatttgggatGGGCCCGATATGAAGAAAACTTTAGTCACCCTGCTCTTATATTAGACAATGTAACACTAGATATAGAAAGAATGTAA